One Phenylobacterium hankyongense DNA segment encodes these proteins:
- a CDS encoding Yip1 family protein encodes MSVVEPGSAGPRLAGRVWAVLSRPAQTWEAIEAEPATLKGLYRDWIAPLAAIPAVCGAIGMLVFGIGIFGVGLRPHLVPAIAEMLVGYAVALAEVYVLAVAIDLLAPTFGGVRNQMQAFKLVAYSGTAAWVAGVLALYPSVGWLAGMLGGLYSLYLLYLGLPKLMKAPQEQVLTYFAVVLLLAVTVALVLGGVTERIRDMGGPMSMAARLQTSPA; translated from the coding sequence ATGAGCGTTGTGGAGCCGGGGTCGGCGGGGCCGCGCCTCGCCGGGCGCGTCTGGGCCGTGCTGAGCCGGCCGGCGCAGACCTGGGAGGCCATCGAGGCTGAGCCGGCGACGCTGAAGGGGCTCTATCGGGACTGGATCGCGCCGCTGGCGGCGATCCCGGCGGTCTGCGGCGCCATCGGCATGCTGGTGTTCGGCATCGGCATCTTCGGGGTCGGCCTGCGACCGCACCTCGTCCCCGCCATCGCCGAGATGCTGGTGGGCTATGCGGTGGCCCTGGCCGAGGTCTACGTGCTGGCGGTGGCGATCGATCTCCTGGCCCCGACCTTCGGCGGGGTCCGAAACCAGATGCAGGCGTTCAAGTTGGTGGCTTATTCGGGCACCGCGGCCTGGGTGGCCGGCGTGCTGGCCCTCTATCCCTCCGTGGGCTGGCTGGCGGGCATGCTGGGCGGGCTCTACAGCCTCTACCTGCTATACCTGGGCCTGCCGAAGCTGATGAAGGCGCCGCAGGAGCAGGTGCTCACCTATTTCGCCGTCGTGCTGCTGCTGGCCGTGACGGTGGCGCTGGTGCTCGGCGGCGTCACCGAGCGGATCCGCGACATGGGCGGGCCGATGTCGATGGCGGCTCGCCTTCAGACATCGCCGGCGTAG
- the radA gene encoding DNA repair protein RadA: MARDGAVYACQSCGTVQTKWAGQCPACGAWNALVEEVQSRPPGALAPSKASRTRGLAYEGLEDETPAPPRIVTGVEEFDRVCGGGVVPGSAILLGGDPGVGKSTLLLQVAAFAARRGAACAYISGEEAVEQVRSRAQRMALADAPVKLAAETSLRDILDSLKREAFDLVVIDSIQTLWSDAHEAGPGSVTQVRAATGELVRLAKKRGLAVILVGHVTKEGAIAGPRVIEHMVDAVFAFEGERGYPFRILRGAKNRFGATDEIGVFEMADSGLAEVKNPSALFLNTSGERAAGAAVFAGIEGSRPVLVEFQALVAPSAYGTPRRAVVGWDSGRLAMVLAVLEARCGLGFGDRDVYLNVAGGLRISEPAADLAAAAALASSALDQALPQDCVVFGEISLSGEVRPVSRMDSRLKEAAKLGFRRALGPADVESAPPMKVTGAGRLADAIARIGDGAWD, from the coding sequence ATGGCCCGCGACGGCGCCGTCTACGCCTGCCAGTCCTGCGGCACGGTCCAGACCAAGTGGGCGGGGCAGTGCCCGGCCTGCGGCGCGTGGAACGCCCTGGTCGAGGAGGTGCAGAGCCGTCCGCCGGGCGCACTGGCCCCCAGCAAGGCCTCGCGCACCCGCGGCCTGGCCTACGAGGGCCTGGAGGACGAGACCCCCGCCCCGCCGCGGATCGTCACCGGGGTCGAGGAGTTCGACCGGGTCTGCGGCGGCGGCGTGGTCCCCGGCTCGGCCATCCTGCTGGGCGGCGACCCGGGGGTCGGCAAGTCCACCCTGCTGCTCCAGGTGGCGGCCTTCGCCGCCCGACGCGGGGCGGCCTGCGCCTACATCTCCGGCGAGGAGGCGGTCGAACAGGTCCGCTCGCGCGCCCAGCGGATGGCCCTGGCCGACGCCCCGGTGAAGCTCGCCGCGGAGACCTCGCTGCGGGACATCCTCGACAGCCTGAAGCGCGAAGCCTTCGACCTAGTGGTGATCGACTCCATCCAGACGCTGTGGAGCGACGCCCACGAGGCGGGCCCGGGCTCGGTCACCCAGGTCCGCGCCGCCACCGGCGAACTGGTGCGGCTGGCCAAGAAGCGCGGCCTGGCGGTGATCCTGGTGGGCCACGTGACCAAGGAGGGCGCGATCGCCGGGCCGCGGGTCATCGAGCACATGGTCGACGCGGTGTTCGCCTTCGAAGGCGAGCGCGGCTACCCGTTCCGCATCCTGCGCGGCGCCAAGAACCGGTTCGGGGCGACGGACGAGATCGGGGTCTTCGAGATGGCCGATTCAGGCCTCGCGGAGGTGAAGAACCCCTCGGCCCTGTTCCTCAACACCTCCGGCGAGCGGGCGGCCGGCGCGGCGGTGTTCGCCGGCATCGAGGGCTCGCGCCCGGTGCTGGTGGAGTTTCAGGCCCTGGTGGCGCCCTCCGCCTACGGAACGCCGCGGCGCGCGGTGGTCGGCTGGGATTCCGGGCGCCTGGCCATGGTGCTCGCCGTATTGGAGGCGCGTTGCGGCCTTGGTTTCGGCGATCGCGACGTTTATCTGAACGTCGCCGGCGGACTTCGCATCTCGGAACCGGCAGCCGACCTGGCGGCGGCGGCCGCTCTGGCCTCCTCCGCGCTCGACCAGGCCCTGCCGCAGGACTGCGTGGTGTTCGGCGAGATCAGCCTTTCTGGCGAGGTCCGGCCGGTGAGCCGCATGGACTCGCGCCTCAAGGAAGCCGCCAAGCTGGGGTTCCGCCGGGCGCTGGGCCCTGCCGACGTGGAGAGCGCGCCGCCGA